TCTGCGGCATTTTATTCTGTAATGATTAATTTTGTAGGTATTGGTGGTGTGAATGCGGCTTGAGACTTTGATTTACCACCCCAGATCAAGTCAGCATAATGGCTTGACAACGATATAATCTGCCTTGCTTGTACACGGTCTCACTGGAAACCGAAGGCTTGAATTGGCTGAAAGAATTACTGATCGATAGGAGCGCGAGAAACAGATTGGTCAACTTGTACCAACTGGTTCCAGCTGTTTCTCTTCAGCCGTGATGCTGATCTACTATTTACATGTATCTTTCTCTTAGGTCGTCCTAGCGTTTAATTTCttagggaaaaaaagacatgaaCGTTGCATTAGTAGTGACACATATAGAAAACGATATTTTAGGCTCATTCTTTCTTTAATAGGTATACCCCTAGGAATTGACTCGATTAATCCGCTCTACTGTATGATGATAAAGCTTGTCTCTGGCTGAGTTTTCGCGGATAACCGTACAGTCCTAGGGCGAGTAGCGACACTGTAATAACAACTCCGTCTAAACATTCACCCATTTGtttaatattctttttgccattgaATCTCATCCAACGATTCATTCAGTTCCATAATTATAAAGCAAAAGACTATTTGCTTCTGCGAACGGAATTTTGTATGCTCCGATTGAAACATTTCAAAGCATATTCTTCTAGATAGACTTCGTACATGAATTAATGATTACTGATCTGACGTGATTACTTATGCATGGCTGCAGCACGCTAAACCGCGATGATTAGTATTTCATCCTTCAGCGCAGCGCCCGGCTGATTAGTTTACCGTGAATTTAACTCTACGTAATGCAACGAATGACTAACCGCTCAAGTGTAGAAACGCATCTGTCAGCGACAGCCTTGGCGAGTAGAAGCGAATAGTGCTGAATCCTTAGCGAAAGGCAACCGAAGTGATGCGTATCATCCCTAGTCGCGGGGTTTTGGAGAAAGGTTGCCCGCGCAGTTGTGATGTAATTCACCCGAGGCTGGCAACAAGAATTCAATAATGGCTGAACCTAAAGCAAAGTGGCCTGACGAATTCGATTGATGCTAGTTGATTCAATTGTCTATATAAGTCCTCTTGATATCCAGAGAGCAAAAAAtatcctcatcaacaatTTCACAACAATTACTCAACTACCAACAAACATTCAAGCTTAAGCTCAATTCATAAACTCTACTCTCCACATCTACAACATGCCTGAAACAGTCCTTGTTATCGGTGGCACTGGTGCCCAGGGAGTCCCTGTCGTCAAAGGTATACTCGTAATTGtggtttaaaaaaaattctgTTCACTAATATCTGTTTGCAGCCCTTACGTCTGACGGTAAATATGCCGCCCGTGTCATTACCAGGaatgcttcttctcctgaaGCAAAGGAACTCGCCGCAATCCCTGGAGTCACCATCTTTGAGGGAGACAGCTACCATGAGCCTACCCTCCTTAAAGCTTTTGAGGGCGTCTCATACCTTTTCGCCAACACCAACGGTTTTGCTATTGGAGAGAAGGCCGAGGTCTATTGGGGTACCCGCCTTTACGAATTGTCCCGACAGTTTGGTCTAAAGCATTTCCTCTATGCCGGTCTTGAATATGCCACTAAGCTCGGAAACTACAACCCCAAGTACAGAACCGGGCATTTGGATGGAAAGGGCAAGGTTGTCGACTTCATTGCAGCTCAGCCAACTAAGCCAATGGCATGGTCTGTCTTGACCTCATGCCTCTATATCGAAGGTCTATCGGAACTTCTTCGACCTTTCCCCAACCCCAGCGACCCTGAAACAATGGTCTTTGCCCTGCCCATTGGAACCGCAAAGATGCCCCTCATTTATCTCGAAGATTATGGATCTTACGCCCGTTGGTTGTTTGACCACCCGGAGCGCAGCAACGGCCTTGAACTCCACGTTGGTACTGAAGATATCGCTTGGAAGGATGTTGCTGCGGCCTTTACAGAGGTTACCGGCAAAAAGGCAACTCACTGGGATCTCAGCCTGGATGAATACTTTACATTAGGAATCTTCCCCGAGCCAGATGCGATTGTCGGCCgtgctgctggtggtggcaaTGATCCCACCTTGTTCACGTTCCGTCAGAACTTTTCGGGTTTCTGGAACACCTGGAAAGATGAGCTGACCAAGAGGGACTATGCTCTCTTGGATGAGATTTTGCCCACTAGAGTCAAGTCCATCAAGGAATGGATGGTCAAGGTTGGCTATACCGGAGAGCCTTCGTCGGTGCTGAAGGATTACCGTGACCAAGGCTTTTTTGCGAAGGACAAGTAGTAGGCACAATAAGCGTTTGTAACAAGTTGGGATTTTATAGCTAGTATAGACTTGCTTCGATGTTTTGATATGAAGAGAGGGTAATAAAGTTGAAGATTTTACTGAGCATCCATTGATCAAGAAATTTGATACATCAATCTTTATTGCGTGAAAATTTCGTCGTCTCAGTTCTTTATCTCTGTAAGAAACTACCGAAAATGCGAAAGAACGTGGGCTAGGCCGCATCGAGTTTCGCCTTTTTAGAAAAGTAAATTCCGAATGCTTGAAAGAGATTTTACTGTGACAGTGCTGAGCGATACACGCTAATCTCATAGCCTCGGCTCCGGAATTTGTATGCATTGGCTTAGATTCAACTTAGTCAATTCTTATGGCCACCATAAAATAGCGAGCAATGTTGGGTAACAAATGTAAGCATATTAAAATCTGAAGATTGGCTCTGTAGTACGTAGAGATATACACCTTGACGTATACTAAAATAATCAGAATAATCGCTATCACTTACGGCTTTCGCCACGATGCGAGCATACACCAATGCTGTCAGCTGAAGCGATCAGGCCTTATTGAGTCGAGACGATGAGACACAATCAGTGCAAGTACTCACACTGCTCAGCTTCAAATGGGAGGATACGCGCAAATGCATGCAATTAA
This genomic stretch from Trichoderma breve strain T069 chromosome 1, whole genome shotgun sequence harbors:
- a CDS encoding nmrA-like family domain-containing protein; translated protein: MPETVLVIGGTGAQGVPVVKALTSDGKYAARVITRNASSPEAKELAAIPGVTIFEGDSYHEPTLLKAFEGVSYLFANTNGFAIGEKAEVYWGTRLYELSRQFGLKHFLYAGLEYATKLGNYNPKYRTGHLDGKGKVVDFIAAQPTKPMAWSVLTSCLYIEGLSELLRPFPNPSDPETMVFALPIGTAKMPLIYLEDYGSYARWLFDHPERSNGLELHVGTEDIAWKDVAAAFTEVTGKKATHWDLSLDEYFTLGIFPEPDAIVGRAAGGGNDPTLFTFRQNFSGFWNTWKDELTKRDYALLDEILPTRVKSIKEWMVKVGYTGEPSSVLKDYRDQGFFAKDK